From a single Myxocyprinus asiaticus isolate MX2 ecotype Aquarium Trade chromosome 33, UBuf_Myxa_2, whole genome shotgun sequence genomic region:
- the LOC127423834 gene encoding transcription initiation factor TFIID subunit 10-like — protein MNVDLPQTGQTGAAATSSTSTTTNSSNCVPNSTSAANASSIPVVGSINVSTSAAMATPSDSTVSNGVYVPTGITNGDVKPVISTTPLADFLMQLEDYTPTIPDAVTGYYLNRAGFEASDPRIIRLISLASQKFISDIANDALQHCKMKGTASGSSRNKAKDKKYTLTMEDLTPALSEYGINVKKPHYFI, from the exons ATGAACGTAGATCTTCCGCAAACAGGACAGACCGGAGCAGCAGCCACATCCAGCACATCCACCACCACCAACAGCAGCAACTGCGTCCCGAACAGCACCTCTGCCGCGAATGCCAGTAGCATACCTGTGGTCGGCAGCATTAATG TTTCCACCTCAGCTGCCATGGCAACCCCATCTGACTCGACCGTGTCAAACGGCGTGTATGTGCCCACAGGGATCACCAATGGTGATGTAAAGCCTGTTATCTCAACGACACCACTGGCTGATTTCCTGATGCAGTTGGAGGACTACACTCCCACA ATCCCAGATGCAGTTACAGGATACTACCTCAATCGAGCTGGTTTTGAAGCATCAGATCCAAGAAT AATCCGTCTCATCTCCCTGGCATCTCAGAAGTTCATCTCAGACATTGCAAATGATGCACTGCAGCACTGCAAAATGAAGGGCACAGCCTCTGGAAGCTCCAGAAACAAGGCCAAG GACAAGAAGTACACACTGACAATGGAAGATCTGACTCCAGCACTGTCAGAATATGGCATAAATGTTAAGAAACCTCACTACTTCATTTGA